In Geotalea uraniireducens, the genomic window CCGAGACAAAGGAAGAGGCGGTGGTCGACAACGACGCCACGGTCTCCTACCGGCGGAGCAGCCAACGTAACGGCAGCTGCACCGACGTCACCGGCCGGGCGGAGAAAGACGGTTTCCATCTCGACGTCACCGCCGACGGCGTCAAGCGGAGCCTGGTCTTCGACCGGAAGCTCTACGACCACACCACCATGGAGTGTCCCGAACTGCTCCTGAAGCACGAGGGGGACGAGATGACAGAACGGATACTCGATTTCGAGACGCTCTCCATCGTCACCCGCCACTACCGCTGGGTCAGGACCGAAGATGTCGCCGTCGGCGAGGGCAAGGTCCGCTGCCGGGTGATCGACTTCGAGGACCAGAACAAGAAGGGGCGCCGCTGGATTCGCCAGGACGGCCTCGGGGTGATCATCGCCCGCCAGGACGGCACCGGCAAGGACGGTTCCTACTCGCTCCGGATGACCAAGCTCAATAGCAAGGGGTAAGCGCGCCCCGCCGCACTTCTCGCATCTTCCCACCAGAGGCCTTCAGGGCCTCTTTTTTTTGCCTGCGTTTTTCTCCGTAGTGCCTACTTCTGAAGCAGGGGCAGGGCGGCTGCCGCTGCCCGGACTAAATTATTTTTCGTGAGGTTACTATATGTAGGAACTTTGCGGAATTCCGGGGAGTTGCGGGGTGGATTGGGCTTTGTGAGTGTGGGCTTATGTGGTAGGGTGGGGGTGTCGGCGGAGGCTGTAGCCCACGGAGGGGCCATGCTCAAGGATATGAAATCATATTGCCACCTGAAGCCTGGGCAGAAAGGGACGCAGCGCCTGGTGGAGCAGTACGGCGATGCGCTTCTCTGTGTCCGTTACCGCTGTGACGCGAAACGCGGGGTGCGGTTGAAAACTGTCGAGTTGATTGTCGAGGAACGGCCAGCCCGACGGTCGTGCCGCTTCGGTGATGGTCTGCCCCACGCCGGCAAGCGATCCGGTCAAGCTGTTGCCACGGATGGCGGGCTTGAAAGGAATGGGAAAAGTTGAGGGAAGTAGGTCAGCCGGCGGAGGGGTGTTACTCGTAGCGTTGCGGATAAGTGCCAAGGACATGGACACCCGCGCCGAGGCGAAGGCGGCCGGTGGCCGTTGGAATCCTGAAAAGAAACTCTGGTAAGTCAGTTACGGCAATGTCGTTGGGACAGCGCTGAAAAAGTATATAGATATAGATGGTTTTGATAAGTAGCAAAAAACCAGTTTCCATATAAATGTATATAGCAACGCACCATATAGATGTAGATGGATCGATATACATCCATAAAGTTCTATATACATGTAGATAGCACACCCTAACTGGTGATTTACGAGTTGGATCGAGAAAGAAATGAACGACGATTACAGCGATAAATTATACAAAGAATACTCGTCGCAGCGAGAGAAGCTTGACGGAGCTTCACTGGAGGCAGCAGGCCGATATGATCGAGCTATCTTAGCGATCAGTACCGGAGCATTGGCGCTATCGGTTACTTTCATTGAGAAAATTGTTTCAACACCACAGACTTGGACTTTGTTTCTTCTTGTGCCAGGCTGGATCTTGCTACTGTGTACAATCATCCTGCAGTTGCTCGCTCTCGCTTCCAGCCAAAATGCTACAAGTGAACAAATCAGAATACTTGACCAACAGTACCAGAAGTATTTTTCTGCTGAAGATGCAGCCCAAGCTGTCAAGGATGGTTGGATAGAACCAGAGAACCCATACGTCAAAAGAACCAACAGGCTAAACATCGTCTCCCAAATTACCCTGATTATCGGGATTTTACTTGTACTCGCTTTTTCATCCGTAAACGTTTGCGTCAATACCTGTACAAGAAAGGAGGCAGAAATGGCTGACAAACCCTCATCTCCAAAACCAGCATCTACCACCAAGATAGGAAATATCAGAGGAAGTTATACGCCGCCGACGAATAAGCTCCCGCCACCTCCGCCACCGAAAAGCAGCAAATGATCCAACCATCAGCACGACCGGCCCTTGAGAAACCGGGCCGGTCGGCTTATAGCGAACAGGAGGCTTCCCGTGTTCAGGTTTTGGAAACGCATCGCTATAGCTTTGGTCGTGGGGTTATTTCTGGGGATATTTTTTGCGGCCATGTCTAAGATGGATTCGATAAAGCAACAGGAATCAGAGGAAAAGAAGCAAAGGGAGCAGGAGCAACAGGAATATGCGAAGAAAGTAGAGAAAGCGAAAAAGGCGGAAGAAAAAGCCCGCAAGGCAAGGGAAAGGCTAAATATCAGCCCAGAGGAAAAGTCGCAGGCCGTAACAGCACTGCAAAGATTCAGAGATGAAGATATCATTCAGAAAATTGAATATTTTGGAGATGGGCTTGTGAGAGTCTGGGTATGGCCCAAATTTCACATGATGCCGTATGACTGGAAACAGAACCTATGCGGCTACGTTGCAGAAGCGTATTTCGACGACGTTAACGGGTATATCGCCATTACAGACGGAATGTCCGGCAATGATGTAGGCAGCTTTTCGCTGACACGTGGGCTCAAAATGAAGGAGTAATCAGCGGTCGGTGAAATATGATCCAACCATCGGGTGGTGCGGTGAAGTCCGCACACCCTCAGCACCGTTGAATCGAGAAAAAAATGAAGAAATTATACGCATTACTTACAGCGGCATATCTTTTATCTGCGTGCTCAGAGACGGTATACGAAGCTCAGCAAAAATTCGGAGGTACTGGAACCCTTCGGGGACGTTGTGGAACCCTTCGGGGACGTTGGTCACTTGTGCTAACTTACATAGGATAACTATCTGAAAAACCATGCCACGAACAGCGCGAATTGACATACCTGGAGTGCTTTACCATGTCATTGTCAGAGGCATCGAGCGCCGCGATATCTACACGGATGACGAGGACAGACATGCCTTCGTTGACCGGCTGTCATCGCTGCTCGAAAAAACGGGCACATCCTGTCTTGCATGGGCACTCATTCCGAATCACTTTCACCTGCTGCTTCGCACGTCAGAGGTAAAGCTTTCTACGTTTATGCGTCGGTTGCTGACCGGTTACGCCGTCGTCTTCAACCTCCGACACAATCGAAGCGGGCATCTCTTCCAGAATCGGTACAAGTCGATCGTCTGCCAGGAAGATTCCTACCTTCTGGAGCTCGTTCGGTACATTCATCTCAATCCTTTGCGAGCTCACGTCGTTGCCAGCCTCGACTCGCTTCACACGTATCACTGGTCCGGCCATGCAGTCATCATCGGGAAAGGGGAGATGAAGGGACAAGACGTAGGTTCAGTTCTCGCACTATTCGGGACATCACGAGCAAAAGCGGTTGGTGGCTACCGAACTTTCATTGCCGATGGGATTGGCCAGGGGGCTCGACCCGAGTTGATTGGGCGTGTCATAGGCCGGGATGGCTCGGTGGGTCCAGCCGATTCGCGAGTACTTGGAGATACAGGCTTTGTTGAAGGGATTCGTGTGCAGCATGCAGTAGAGAGCCAAGTCCAAGACCGAATTCCTGTTGCCGTCATTGCTGAGAATGCTGCCGCCGTTCATTCAGTTCCGGTTCGCGCACTATCAGCAGGAGGACGGCGGGAGGCAGTGGTGAGAGCGCGCTCAATGACAAGTTTCCTGGCTTTGGAGGAGGGGCATTCTGTTACCGAGATCGCGCGATATCTTGGAATGTCGCGCAACGGTGTGGTGGCTGCGGCAAGACGACACGTCGAACAGCCAAATTCATCCGTCAACGAAAAATCAGCTACTTAATGCATGTAAGTTGGCAGAATGTACCAACGTCCCCTTGGGGGGTCCCCTGTAAGTTGGCAGAATGTACCAACGTCCCCTTGGGGGGGCCCCAACGTCCCCTTGGGGAGTCCTCAGTTGGCTTGGTAAATGACTTATTCTGTCGCAGTCATGTAGTAATGTCATGGCGACAATAGTAAAGAAGGTTGCCACTATGGCAAAAGACAGCATTCAATCTCAACAATGGCTCAACTTAACACTTTCTTAGCAATATTGGCACTGAAGCTGCCAATTTCAGCTGACACCATAAAATGACAAGCGAAAAAAACGAAAGGATAATCATGATGCTACCTCCTGAAAATAAGTATAGATGTGAAGAGCTTATAGATATTGATATTGAAAATGAAATAAATGCGATTAACAAGGAAATGAGTGGCTTAGTTACTAACTCTTTAGATTGGACAAAAGGAGACTATATAACCGTTTTTTTTGCGGGCATACTTGGTGGATTAGTGGATATATTTTTGGGTAAGCCTGCAGACGGCTATTCAAGTTCAGCTAATGACGGTAGTTTACTAGGAAAATCTGCAGAGCCCAAAATAACCAAGGATGCTTATTTCGGCTTGGGAGAAAAGCTTAAACAATTTGACTTAAAAAATAATCCAATTGATGCACATATACCAGGAGCACCAGTTGGCGATCATCGGCTATATTCGTATGGGCATGATCTCTTTAGATTCAATAAGGGTCTTCAGTTGATTTTGAAAGGCACAGGACCAATTGGAATAAACGGTACAGGAGGTGAAATATCTCTAGAACAATCTCTACAAGGATTTACATCACCAGATGAAATGTGGAAGGCAGCACTAATTCTTTTGTTGCATTTATATAAGGACTTTTGGTCTGCCAGGTCACTACCTATTCCTGGTTCAACAATAATCGCAAACCTGAATAATGATGAAATGCCAGAAATTATAGACGAATTAACCAATAAACATGAAGTAAATTTACGACAGCTAAGTGGACAAGTATTAAGCGTAACAATAGTAGAAATTATCAACAGAATATGGATATATTTTAGTTCTAAGAAAAGCGATGTCTCAAAAGAGTTAATAGATCAGAAACGAAATAAAATGCTGCTACTTTCTCATTCAGTAGCCATGGCATTCAACTTAGGCAAAGTATTTGTAACAAAGAACCCATTTTTTTTGAATATACCGCAAATCCTAAAGATAGTTATACTATCCTTCAAAGTAGTTAACGACGAGATAAAGTTAACTCACAACACTATGGTAAAAGTTGACCTTGGAGTGATTCGCAATAAATATATGACATTACAAACACTCGTTATGCTAGATGATGCGATATGCTATACAGCAGACTTCAATAAGTTTTTTATAAAACAATCAGAGGAATACACAAAGCTAATTACAGATAAGACATTGACAAATAACAGCAATTTCAGCGAAATAGATATAATTTTACAAAAATTCAACGAAATTTAATCGTGGGAGACCAACAATGACTAATGCGCTGATGACAATTACACTTGATAAAGAGGTAGCAAACAACCCCAAAACTATTGCTGATATGATTATGCAATTAACCAAAGACATTGATAATTGCAAAGGTGATTTATCTGAAATTAAAGATCGTGGTGTTTTTAAGAGATTCTTTTCTAATAATACAAAAGATTTAGCTGATGCTATGATTAAGCAGAATGACACTATATCATTATTCCTAAATATTATTCAGTCTATCATTATGCTTCATATGCACAATACAGTAGTACTAGGCAAAATTCAGGAACATCTGCATATGTATACTGCATCAGCAGGTGATACTGAAAATAAATATACAAATATGGCGAAGGAATTTATCACCCAGTCATATAATGCCGCTTTAACATTAAAAAATAAAATTGATAAACATGAAAATGCCGTGTGTGAAATAATGAAACAACTGATCGATAAGGACAAAATCGATGAAGAACAATCTTATAAAATAGCTCAAATAAATACGCAATTTGAGAAACATGAATTGGATGACGAAGAACAAGATAAGAAGATAAGCGAATTAGAAAATGCTATTGAAGCTAAGAGCATTATAGATTCTAAGCAAGATCAAGTATTGTCAGAAATAAGCTCAGAATTATTAAAGCACGATTCAATTGATACTGTGCTATCACATAAAATTGACAGCTTAAACAAAATGATGATGCTCAAAGATGATATAGATAAAATACATGATGCAACATTAAACGAACATCAAGGTTCTATAGCTAATATCAACAACAAAACCGAACTTCTCAAAAACCAGTTAGACAAACTATCATCTGATATTAACAACATAAGTAACTTGGCAGCTAAAGCCTCAATAAATAATCTTGTACATCACATTATCACTTGGTTAGTAATCGCAATTTTGATCGGCTACATTATTTTTAAATAAAAATTGACACAGAGTAGGCACCACGCCTCCTTTCACATAAAAGAGTAAATCAAATGGTCAACCAGCGCCAAGACCGGCCCAAAACCCTGCCGGTCAGGCTTATGGCGTTGGACACCAGAAAGGACAAACAATGAAGCCTGAAGAAATTCATCCCGTTGGGGCACCCTTCGGGGGACGTTCCTTTCCATTTGAGTAACTCCGATGGGAAATTGCCCTCCCCGGAAATTGAAATTTGACCCACTCTTTCTGATAACCCAGGCTGTAAATTTGCGCCGTCAAACGTGTAATGCTTAATGGGCGCTTGCTTTGACGGCAGCATTTAATTACCATGACGGCCATGTTGACGGAAAAGGCACATAATTCATGGCTGGCGTTTGTGCCGGGTCTTTTCCTGTTGTCTCTCCTTTTCTGCGCCCCCTTTACAGCCGCAGGGGCCTCACCGCCGCTCGTTCTCCATGCCACTACCGCTTCAGCCCCGCTGGCCGGTCATATCGACATTCTGGAAGACAAAGCCGGACAATTGACGATCAAGGAGGTAAGCGCTCCCGCTGCGGCCGCGCTGTTCAAACCTGATCCCCGGCCTGTCCCGCACTTCGGCTATACCTCAGCTGTCTACTGGGTCAGGTTCACCATCGACAACGAGGCGGTCGCGGAAAAACGGTGGCTGCTGGAGCTGAATTTCCCGCTCGCGAATTACCTCGATTTTTACGCCCCGGCCACAGGTAGCGGCTTCGAACGCATGCAGGCTGGCGCCATGCGGCCGATGAGCATCCGGAAGTTTCAGCACCGCAATCCCGTCTTTCCCGTTTTTATCGATGGCTCCGGCCAAACCTTCTATTTACGGATTGACGCCAGGGGGCGGACATTACTGCCGTTAACGCTTTGGACTCCCGAGGCCTTTGCCCGCATGGACAGCCGCAGGAATATGGTGCATGGCTGCTATTTCGGGGCCATGATGGTGATGTTCGTCTACAACCTGTTTGTTTTTCTATCCCTGCGCGACAAGAACTATCTGTTCTATATCATCGATATCTTTTGTTTTGCCCTGTTCGTCTTCTTCTCAAATGGTTTTCTGATCGAATTCATCAGCGGCGATACTCCGTTGATCAACACCTACGCTCCTTTGAATGTTGCGTTCGGGCTTTTTGCCGGCCTCTTATTCAGCCGCAACTTTCTGGATACCGCTCGCAATGCCCCCTTCATAGACCGCATTTTCAAGATATTGCTCTGGGTGGCTTTTCTGTCCATACCCGCATTTTTTGTCGTTCCTCCGGATTTCTGGAAACGCGCCATAGCTGTTGTTACGGGCGGCGCATCCATCTTCGGCCTGACTGCCGGGGTGATCTGTTTCCGCAGGAGGTATCATCCGGCCCGCTATTTTGTGGCCGCCCGCAGCTTCCGTATGCTGGGTATAGGCTCTTTTGTCTTTGGCGCAAATAATCTGCTTGCCACGAGCCTGCTGACCAACTTTGGCTTGCAGATCGGCTCGATTCTTGAGGTGCTGCTTACCTCCTTCGCCCTGGCCGACCGTATCAGTATCATGCGGCGGGAACGGGAAGAGGAGATGTTCGAACGAAGCAGGCTTGAGCATGAAATCGTCCATATCAGTGAGGATGAGCGCAGACGCATCAGCCATGACCTGCACGACGGCTTGTGTCAACAGTTGACAGCGGCGCGACTCAGGTTTTCGGTGCTCAAGCGCAAACAGCTGGCAGTGGATGGGGCCCAGCCCGAACTGACCCGGATAGCGACGCTGCTGGATGATGCGGTGAATCACGCCTATAGTCTGTCACGCGGACTCTGGCCGGTTGAGCTTGATCCGGTCGGTGCAATCCCCTCGCTGCAGGAACTGGCGCGCCGGTTGTCGGAGTCGAGTGGCATACCGATCGAGTTCAGCCGGAAACAGCGCTGTGAAAACTGTACCAGCAGGCATATCATCCAGCTGCACAGGATTGCCCAGGAGGCGATTACCAATGCTCTCAAGCATGCCCAGGCCGGCTTGATTCAGGTTGACTTCGATTGTTGCGGCAGGGGTGTGGTGTTGGAAGTGCGGGATAACGGGATCGGGCGAGGCATTGCCGCAGATTCTCCGGGTGGCCTTGGTACCGGGATCATGCATCACCGGGCACGGATCATCGATGGTGACCTGCGGATTCTCGATGTCGCAGGGGGCGGTACCGCCGTTGTCTGCCGGGCAGCGTGCGACGTGATAAAGGAGTAGTGACATGACGAGTGACAAAAGAACCTGCGCCGGGATTATGCTGGTAGACGATCACCCTGCTGTCAGGCAGGGGGTGGCCCTGGTGCTGGAGGAAGAGGGTTACCGGATCTGCGGCGAGGCGGATAGTTGCGCTACGGTTCACGCTTTTCTGGCAAAGCAGACGCCCGACCTGGCATTACTGGACATATCCCTTGGCCAGGAGAGCGGCTTGAACCTGATCCCGGAGATCCGGCACCGGGGTGTGGCGACGCTGGTCTACTCCATGCACGAAGATCCGGCTAGTATCGAGCGCGCCTTCATGGCCGGGGCACTGGGATACGTTGCCAAGCGCGAGTCTACGGAGGTGTTGCTGGATGCCGTTGCCGCTGTTCTGGATGGCAGGCGTTATGTCAGTCCCTGCTCTGCCCAGAGTCTTGCCAGCCGCGTGCTGGCAGGGGCTGAAACGGAACATGCCGCCGTACTGAGCG contains:
- a CDS encoding transposase, giving the protein MPRTARIDIPGVLYHVIVRGIERRDIYTDDEDRHAFVDRLSSLLEKTGTSCLAWALIPNHFHLLLRTSEVKLSTFMRRLLTGYAVVFNLRHNRSGHLFQNRYKSIVCQEDSYLLELVRYIHLNPLRAHVVASLDSLHTYHWSGHAVIIGKGEMKGQDVGSVLALFGTSRAKAVGGYRTFIADGIGQGARPELIGRVIGRDGSVGPADSRVLGDTGFVEGIRVQHAVESQVQDRIPVAVIAENAAAVHSVPVRALSAGGRREAVVRARSMTSFLALEEGHSVTEIARYLGMSRNGVVAAARRHVEQPNSSVNEKSAT
- a CDS encoding sensor histidine kinase: MTAMLTEKAHNSWLAFVPGLFLLSLLFCAPFTAAGASPPLVLHATTASAPLAGHIDILEDKAGQLTIKEVSAPAAAALFKPDPRPVPHFGYTSAVYWVRFTIDNEAVAEKRWLLELNFPLANYLDFYAPATGSGFERMQAGAMRPMSIRKFQHRNPVFPVFIDGSGQTFYLRIDARGRTLLPLTLWTPEAFARMDSRRNMVHGCYFGAMMVMFVYNLFVFLSLRDKNYLFYIIDIFCFALFVFFSNGFLIEFISGDTPLINTYAPLNVAFGLFAGLLFSRNFLDTARNAPFIDRIFKILLWVAFLSIPAFFVVPPDFWKRAIAVVTGGASIFGLTAGVICFRRRYHPARYFVAARSFRMLGIGSFVFGANNLLATSLLTNFGLQIGSILEVLLTSFALADRISIMRREREEEMFERSRLEHEIVHISEDERRRISHDLHDGLCQQLTAARLRFSVLKRKQLAVDGAQPELTRIATLLDDAVNHAYSLSRGLWPVELDPVGAIPSLQELARRLSESSGIPIEFSRKQRCENCTSRHIIQLHRIAQEAITNALKHAQAGLIQVDFDCCGRGVVLEVRDNGIGRGIAADSPGGLGTGIMHHRARIIDGDLRILDVAGGGTAVVCRAACDVIKE
- a CDS encoding response regulator, with protein sequence MTSDKRTCAGIMLVDDHPAVRQGVALVLEEEGYRICGEADSCATVHAFLAKQTPDLALLDISLGQESGLNLIPEIRHRGVATLVYSMHEDPASIERAFMAGALGYVAKRESTEVLLDAVAAVLDGRRYVSPCSAQSLASRVLAGAETEHAAVLSEREKQVLQGLGNGAATGDIAALCGISVRTVETYYSRIIEKLKLDGMKALRRYAATFKP